The Methylocystis bryophila genome contains the following window.
TGCGGCGGCCGACGCTCGGCGGAGACGCGCGCCGCAGCGACGAGCGGCGCCTTCGGCTCCACGCCCGCTCGACATGACCACGAACTTGCGCAAAGGACTCGACAGACGCTGCAAAACGCGCTTCGCTGATCTGCGTCGAGGCGTCCATCTCAGCCCCCGATCTCAAAAGTTGGAATCGGCAGCTCAACGGAATGCAGGCCTCGTGAATCTGCAATCTCCTGACACAGTAGAACTAATGTCGGAACCTTCGAAGGGCGCCCCAACAGACCCCGAGAGCGTCGCTCGCGTTCAACAGGAGCAACTTGTCGCGGTCCGTAGCAACACTCCAACAATGATGCTTGCGAATGTTTGCAACGCTCTGATACTAGTCATTGGATTTTGGGAGTCTCCTGATACTGTCGCCATTGTTCTCTGGTTCATCGCGCTGTCTATTGTAAGCGGTTATGTATATCTTAGGCATTACAAGGCGACTGCGAAGCAGAAGCAACAAGGAGATTCTGCAAAATCGGTGGAAAGGGCAGTCCATAATGGTCTTGCCTTGGGACTGCTTTGGGCCGCGCTTCCCTTGTTTTTCCTTGCGGACGCCGGAGGAGGGGGGCGGCTCCTCATTTGCGTTGTGATGGCCGGGATACTCTGCGGCGCCGCTTTCGCGCTCGCCAGCATTCCTCGCGCAGCCTTTTGTTTCATCGGGCCGGTGGCGATTGGCACGATGATCGCTCTCGCCCGCTGCGGCGGCAAGGCCAATATTTTGGTGGCCTTCCTACTCTGCGTTTACACGCTGGTGCTTCTCAAGGCCGTGCTGTCTTATGCCGGACTCCTCAAGGCGCGCGTCTTGACCGAGATCGTCCGCACGAAGGAGCTCACCGAGGCGAGCGAAGCGAAGAGCATTTTCATGGCGAATATGAGCCATGAGATCCGGACGCCTTTGAATGGCGTCCTCGGACTGGCTCAGCTACTCGAGCGAGAGACGCTCTCGCCCAAGCAAATCGAGATGGTGCGGCGGTTGCGCGAAGCCGGGGCGACCCTGCTGTCGATCGTTAACGATATTCTGGACTTCTCGAAGCTCGAAGCGGGAGAGTTTCGGCTTGACAGGAGGCCCTTCGAACTCGGTTCGATTCTGGGGCACATCGGCAGCTTGTTTGGCGGAAGCGCTCGCGCCAAGGGGCTCAAGCTCGTCGTCGAGGTTGCGCCCCAATTGAACGGCGTTCCCATCGGCGACGCGCTCCGAATCGAGCAAGTGCTCATGAATCTTGTTGGCAACGCCATAAAGTTCACGGAGCGGGGCGAGGTTCGGCTGTCCGTCCGCGCGACGGCGCTCGAGGCGTCGAGAGCGCGGCTCCAATTCGAGGTAAAAGACACCGGCATCGGCATCGCTCTCGAGCATATGTCCGGGCTTTTCAAGCCTTTCACGCAGGCCGACGCCGCAATTACACGGCGTTTCGGCGGCACTGGTCTTGGCTTGTCCATCAGCAAGAGCCTGGTCGAGTTGATGGACGGCGAGATCGGAGCTTCGAGCGTTCTTGGGAAGGGCAGCACATTTTGGTTCGAAGCGGTGTTTGATCTGTCGCCGGTGAAGGCGCAAGCGCGGCGAACATTCCTCCCGAGTGGGACGTCTGCATCCGCGCGCCTGTCCGGCATGCGCTTCCTCGTCGCGGACGACAGCGCGATGAACCGGGAGGTTGTGGAGCGCCTGCTCACACTGGAAGGCGCGCGCATCGTTCTGGCTGAGAATGGTCAGGAGGCGCTCGACTTCCTCAGGAGCGGGCGAGAGCCGGTCGACGCCGTTCTGATGGATGTCCAAATGCCGGTCATGGACGGATTGACGGCGATTCGAGCCATCCGCGGCGCTCTCGGTCTCACGGGCCTGCCAATTATCGCTTTGACGGCAGGGGTTCTCGATGAAGAGCGACACCAAGTCCTTGATGCGGGCGCAGATGATTTTGTCTCTAAACCGATCGAGCTGGAGGGCTTGGTCGACATTCTTCTCTTGCGGGCGAAGCGCGCGCCAGTTAGCGAGCCGGCTATGATATCCAATTGTCCAGATGCATTTCCCGTCGTCGCGGGGTTGAACACGGCATGGGTTGAAAAGACCCTGGGCGGCGATCGAGATCTCTTTGTCAGCTTGCTCGCCAGCTTCAGCGAAGAATTCCGCGAAGCTGCGCCGCAGGTGGAAGAATGTCTCGCACGCAACGACCCTGAGGAGGCCGCGCGCAGGCTCCATGCGCTGCGAGGCGGCGCGAGCTATATCGGCGCTGAAGATTTGGTTGCCGCGGCCAAGGCTTTGGAGAGCGCCGTTCTCGATCGGCGGTCCGAGCTGGAGCCTCTCACTGCCGCATTCACGAAGAACCACCGTCTCGTCATTAACGCCATAAAGTCGGCTCTCGCGGAAATCGAGCCTCTCGGAGCCGTCGCTGGCACTGCGGGAGGGGGAAGCGGGTAGGCGTCCGTCGAGCCGGTAACAGGCAGCGCGCCCTACATATTTGGAAGCGATCGGCTTTTCTGTGTTTGGGCGGTTCCGTCTGAACCCAGTTTGATCTAGCGTCTGTCGAGGCGCTGACGGAGGATGTGGCGCCTGAGGCGCTTGCCGAAGGCAGGAAAGAGGAGCGCCAATTGCGGCGCAGGTGATGATGAAGCAAGAGGCCAAAGCAAAAGTGCTTGTTGTCGAAGACGTGGCTTCGATATCGCAGGTCTATCGCGCATTTCTCGAACGCGCGGGCTATGCGATCACGACAGCCACGAGCGGCTCCGAAGGCATCGAGAAGATCGAGAAAGAGGCCCCCGCCGTTGTCATCCTGGACCTCAACCTGCCCGACATGCGAGGGCTGGAGACCCTTCAGCAGTTCATAGCGCGTGCGGGTACGGTCAGCGTTATCGTCGCGACGTCGGAGGGATCGATCAAGGTTGCGGTCGACGCCATGCGCTTCGGCGCTTACGACTTCGTCGTAAAGCCGGTCAGCTCTGAAAGATTGGTGACGAGCGTTCGAAACGCGCTCGAACATTCGACGCTGAAGGCCGATCTGCAGATGATGCGAGACAATTTTTCTCGCGACTCCTTTTGCGGGCTCATCGGCAAATCCTTTTCGATGCAGGCTGTGTATCGCACGATAGAAGCGGTCGCGGCGTCCGACGCGACGGTGTTCATCACCGGCGAGAGCGGAACGGGCAAGGAGCTGGCCGCCGAGGCCGTCCACAAGTTGGGGCGACGCAGCGCCAAGCCTTTCGTCGCGATCAACTGCGGAGCCATTCCGCGCGAGTTGATCTCGAGCGAGCTCTTTGGCCATCTGAAAGGAAGCTTCACCGGGGCGGTCGCCGATCGGCCCGGCGCCGTGAAGCAGGCCGACGGCGGCACGCTTTTCCTTGACGAAATTTGTGAAATGCAGCTCGACCTGCAGCCGGAGCTCTTACGCTTCTTGCAGACGGGAACCTTCCGGCCCGTGGGCGCTTCGCGAACCGAAAAGGTTGATGTGCGGATCGTTAGCGCGACGAATCGCGATCCACTTGCGGAGGTCTCGGCCGGGCGCTTCCGGGAGGACCTCTACTATCGCCTGCATGTCGTTCCTCTCTGGATGCCTCCGTTGCGCGATCGCGGCGACGACATCGTCGAGATCGCAACGGAATTCCTTGCGCGCTTCTCGGAGCGTGAGGGAAAGGTCTCGCGAGTCCTGTCGGATGAGGCGGCGCGAAAACTGCTCGCCTATGATTGGCCGGGCAACATAAGGCAATTGCAAAACGTCATCCGCAACGCGATCGTCATGAACGACGCCCCGATCATTGGCGCGTCGATGTTAGCCATTCCCGACGCCACCCGCGTCGAGGCGCGGCCCGAAGGCAGACCGGGGACGCCTGTTCTCTCGGGCGTTTCAGCCCTTCGATCGAGGGAAGAAGTCGCCGCCCGCGGCAACGCCGACGGAGTAGGGGTGCTCGACCCCGAAAGATGGAAAGACCCGTCGGACGTCATGTCATTGGAGGTGATCGAGCGCGCCGCCATCGAACGCACGGTGGAAATCTGCGACGGAAACATATCGCGTGCGGCAACCTACCTGGGCGTCAGTCCGTCGACGATCTACCGCAAGCGCGGACTGAATAAATAGTCGTTGCGTTCGCCGCCAGCGCGATCAAGGTTCGCTCCACTTTTGATTTGTCCAAGCGGGAAACGCCTGGAGCGAGCCCTTTTCGATTGCGTGCCATCACGCAATCGAAAAGGATGTCCTAACCGGAAAACCGCTTCGCCCTTTCCGTGACCTTAGAGCATGTCCCGGAAAGGGCGAAGCGGTTTTCCGGTCAGGACATGCTCCAAACTTTTAATTTGGCGCGATTCCTTATCGCTCGAACGATTCCGTTCGAGCGGGAAACGCGCTAGGCTGCGAGCTCCCGCGTTTCGGAGGGTGTGGTGGGCTCGAAGGCTCCGCTTTCGACTCGAAACAGCCACTCGCCGCCCACCACCGTGTTCTTCAGATGAAGGCCTGGCCCGACATAGGTATTGGGCAGAACGATCGCGTTTTCGAGACGCGCGCCTCGCGCTATATAGGCTCCCTCACCAATGACGATGCTGCCGTTGAGCACGACATCATGCTCCACGCACACATTGGCGCCGACCTCGACGTGAGGGCCGGCCGCGCGCCGCGTCTTGATGCGGGCGCCAAGGCTAGCGCGCAGACCGTCGTCCTCGACCCATCCTCCGGGGATTAGCCCCTCGACGGCGCCGCGCGCCGCTGCGATCGCCAGCCGATGATAGGCCGTGACGTTCGGTAGGAACGTCTCAAGATCAGCATCCTTGAGCTCGGGGAGCTCGAAACGGGGAACGGCGGCGCTCTCCTCGAGCCAGGAGATCCCGAAGCGAGCATGGTCTGCATTGAGCCGCCCTTCCGTGATGATCTCCATCAAAGCGGCGCCGAGTTGCCGCGGCGCGGGGAAGATGTCGGCGCGCATGACAAGCGTCGGCCGATCCACGAATTTCGGCGCCCGGTCATGCACGACCACGGACACGCCTGGCCACGCCCGATCGGCGAGATAATCCTGCGCCGCCTTGTCGCCAGGCCTGACACTCGCGAGAATATTCATCGGCGCATGCGAGGCGTGGAGGCCGATCGTCTCCAGGAGATGCTCGATGATCGGCTTGTTCGCTACCGGCAGGAGCGGAAGCGAGCACCGCGACCCCTTGGGGAACAGGGACTCCACGGGACGATCGGCGAGCAGTAGGATTTCGATTACCCTCGGCATCTATGTGTTTCCTCGGCTGGCGTCAGTGGAGTCGACCAGATTCGCCGCTTGCGTTCAAGGTTTCACAACACGTGCCAAGGCGGGAACTTGGCGGCTCCGTCTTGATTTTCTTTGAAATTTCGGGGCTGAGCGCGGCTCCGCGGCGGTTCTCGCCCGCGGTCCTCGGGATTTGCCTCGCAAATTGCAACTCGCGAGAGAACTTCGCGGGCTGTTTGCACCCCGTATTTCCATCCAAAATCATTCGCAGTTTGCAATTGGACGGGCGCACCCTGCCTCGCAACGAGGCTAACTATCTGATTCTTTGTAAATCAGCGGCTGGCGCCAAGGCTGCACCCACCTAGCACAAAGTCCTCGACCTGCCGTTCGACGCCGAGGCCACAGGAAGACCGCCATGCCCAAAGTTTCAGTCATCATTCCGCTCTATCAGAGCGAACGTTATATTTGCGAAACTCTCCGCTCTGTTCAGGCGCAGACATTTACGGATTTCGAGATCGTCGTCGTCGACGACGGCTCCAGCGATCGGGGCCCCGCGCTGGCCAAAGACTTCGATGAGCCGCGACTACGCGTCGTGCATCAGGAAAATCGCGGTCTCGCCGGAGCGCGCAATGGCGGAATCGCGCACGCAAAAGGACAATATCTCGCCTTCCTCGACGCCGATGACCATTGGACGCCGTCAAAACTGGAGCGCCACGTCGAGCAGCTCGATTCTGATGCCGAGATCGGGGTGAGCTTTAGCGCCTCGGCGCTCATGGACGACGACGCCAAGGACATGGGCCTCGTGCAAAAGCCGATTGGCTCGATGTTCGACGTCATCAGCGTCTTCTCCCGCAACCCGGTCGGCAACGGGTCAGCGCCGGTCATCAGGCGAGAGACGTTGGACGCGATCGCCTTCTTCGACGGGGAGCGCGATCGTCTTTGCTGGTTCGACGAAAGCTTCCGGCAGTCGGAGGACATCGAGTGCTGGACGCGGATCGCCGCGACAACGGATTGGAAGTTCGGCTATGTGGACGCTCCCTTGACGCGCTATCGCGTCAATCGGCATGGTCTGTCGGCTAACGTCGAAACGCAGCTCGCGACCTGGCGTCGATTTCGCGGCAAGGTCGCACTCTATGCCCCGGACGTCGAGGCGTGCGCGGGAAAGTCCGCGGAAGCCTATCAGTTGCACTCCCTGGCGCGCCGGGCCATCCGGTCGTCGCAGTTCGCTCAAGGGCTGAAGCTGGCGACGACGGCAGTCAAGCTGGAGCCGAGGATGCTTCTGGTTGAACCGGTGCGGACGCTGTGCACGCTCGCGGCAGGCGTAGCCGGAGTCCTGCTGCCTGCGGCCACCGTCGACAAAATGGCGCGCGTGGCGATCTGTTGCGCGGGAGCCATCAGGATTTGATGGGGCAGAGCTAAGGTCGTCGCAGATTTTGCTAACTTTCTGATCGTCTCGTTCGAGGACAAGCGCGGGGCGTCAGAAGCCTCAAAGAATCGGTTTTTGCGCTCGCCGCCCTGTGCCCCCCGACCACGCGTCGAACCCAACGCGGTTCCTGCAACAGTTCCACGCCCTGGATGATGTGAAGGACGCGCGCCGCGTCGAGCCACGCTTTGGCTGAGCCGATGCGCTCGCTGCGCGCGCATCGGCTTTCCGGTCTATGTCAGGCAGTCTTTCAGCTGGGCGGGGCAGGGCGCGTCTTTCGCTGCGACAACCCTCGCTGAGCAAACCGCCACGGCTTTCAACCCCTTGCGAGCGTGAGGGGGGCGGCTTGGCCGTCG
Protein-coding sequences here:
- a CDS encoding sigma-54-dependent transcriptional regulator, which produces MMKQEAKAKVLVVEDVASISQVYRAFLERAGYAITTATSGSEGIEKIEKEAPAVVILDLNLPDMRGLETLQQFIARAGTVSVIVATSEGSIKVAVDAMRFGAYDFVVKPVSSERLVTSVRNALEHSTLKADLQMMRDNFSRDSFCGLIGKSFSMQAVYRTIEAVAASDATVFITGESGTGKELAAEAVHKLGRRSAKPFVAINCGAIPRELISSELFGHLKGSFTGAVADRPGAVKQADGGTLFLDEICEMQLDLQPELLRFLQTGTFRPVGASRTEKVDVRIVSATNRDPLAEVSAGRFREDLYYRLHVVPLWMPPLRDRGDDIVEIATEFLARFSEREGKVSRVLSDEAARKLLAYDWPGNIRQLQNVIRNAIVMNDAPIIGASMLAIPDATRVEARPEGRPGTPVLSGVSALRSREEVAARGNADGVGVLDPERWKDPSDVMSLEVIERAAIERTVEICDGNISRAATYLGVSPSTIYRKRGLNK
- a CDS encoding ATP-binding protein, encoding MERAVHNGLALGLLWAALPLFFLADAGGGGRLLICVVMAGILCGAAFALASIPRAAFCFIGPVAIGTMIALARCGGKANILVAFLLCVYTLVLLKAVLSYAGLLKARVLTEIVRTKELTEASEAKSIFMANMSHEIRTPLNGVLGLAQLLERETLSPKQIEMVRRLREAGATLLSIVNDILDFSKLEAGEFRLDRRPFELGSILGHIGSLFGGSARAKGLKLVVEVAPQLNGVPIGDALRIEQVLMNLVGNAIKFTERGEVRLSVRATALEASRARLQFEVKDTGIGIALEHMSGLFKPFTQADAAITRRFGGTGLGLSISKSLVELMDGEIGASSVLGKGSTFWFEAVFDLSPVKAQARRTFLPSGTSASARLSGMRFLVADDSAMNREVVERLLTLEGARIVLAENGQEALDFLRSGREPVDAVLMDVQMPVMDGLTAIRAIRGALGLTGLPIIALTAGVLDEERHQVLDAGADDFVSKPIELEGLVDILLLRAKRAPVSEPAMISNCPDAFPVVAGLNTAWVEKTLGGDRDLFVSLLASFSEEFREAAPQVEECLARNDPEEAARRLHALRGGASYIGAEDLVAAAKALESAVLDRRSELEPLTAAFTKNHRLVINAIKSALAEIEPLGAVAGTAGGGSG
- a CDS encoding glycosyltransferase family 2 protein yields the protein MPKVSVIIPLYQSERYICETLRSVQAQTFTDFEIVVVDDGSSDRGPALAKDFDEPRLRVVHQENRGLAGARNGGIAHAKGQYLAFLDADDHWTPSKLERHVEQLDSDAEIGVSFSASALMDDDAKDMGLVQKPIGSMFDVISVFSRNPVGNGSAPVIRRETLDAIAFFDGERDRLCWFDESFRQSEDIECWTRIAATTDWKFGYVDAPLTRYRVNRHGLSANVETQLATWRRFRGKVALYAPDVEACAGKSAEAYQLHSLARRAIRSSQFAQGLKLATTAVKLEPRMLLVEPVRTLCTLAAGVAGVLLPAATVDKMARVAICCAGAIRI